GAGCGGGGTTCAAACTAGGATCAGAGGTTTCCTCGACCCCCGCCCACATCCCGCAGTTCTCATTCTACCCGGGAACAGCACTGCCACACGAGTAAAGAGTACCTGGCTGTCAGAATATGATAACTGTAAGCACCTTCGGATTCTGAGAAAACTAGTCAGTATAAGTAGATCCTTCCCCACAGGCCAACTAAACTCCTCTATTCACAGGatcccacacacaccctcattGTTCCAGcgcattttctattttctaacaGAGGATGTGAACCTGAGAGGGACCAAAGTCACAGAAACGGGAAAAGCCTGTTCTTCCCCTCGGAGGCCCACCTCTTCCCTTGCCTTGGCCCCTCTCTCTGGGGCCTGCCCCAGTTCCTCCTCCAAACAACCTCAGGGTTTCTCTTCCGAAGACTCTGCTTCTGCCCCGTCTCTCCTGCTCCAAAACCTGAAACCTGTACAGCTCCCTGCCTCCTATGGATCTATTCTAACAGTCTATCGAATCAAACTTCCACTTGCAGAGACTGAGCAAGAGGAGGTCCTGAGACGTATGATTCTATTTAGCCAGTTCCTTTCTAGCTGTGATTAAGGGAAAAGTGAAGAGTGCTGAGCAGATGAGCAGAACAGTGGGAACCCTGACTAACAGGGGATAGGAGAGGCGCTTCATCTAATCAGAGTCCATCAGAGTCCCGGGGATTGCCATGGCCTCCACTTATCTCCCTCGGCCGCTCCCTTTcccacagcaggggtggggaaggggcggcCTGTTATCAAACCTCCCGTGCTCCCAGGCGGGCAGTGTCCGCGTTTGAAGCGTTAGATAGGAGCAGCAGGAAACGAGAAGCCTGCGGCCAAACGAGTAGAGGTGGCTGCATCCTGTCACTACTTCCCTCCTCTGCAGGATGCGGGCACTGGCCCCAAAACCTAGAATGCTGTACAAGTCAGGGATACGTACTGACATCCTCAGAAAGCTGGGGAAACTCGTAGATATGTTCACAAGTGTTCCTGCTGCTGGGGATGCAGAAGCCGAAATCAAAGTCAAAGTTTTTCAGCAAGCACTCCCGGAAATAGTGCCGTTCGATCATCCGGAAGTTTGACACAGGTTTGTCTCCCACGGTGAACTCCACCCTGCAAAATCAATCTCTGTGAGCCCtcgtctgtcccctccctcctctaaaGCCAACCCAGCTGAGACCACTCTTCTCTGTCAACAAACAGAACACCCTCCCTCCGGGAATGCTGGTACTCACGTAGCCCCGACTGTCCGGAGGCGGAGAAATGCTGGTGTGAACTGATAGCGGACGAAGCGTCCTGCACTGGTATCCAcatccccacctgcctcctcctcctcctcttggtcTGAAAGCGGACACAGAATCTTGAGCGCATCATCTCAGCAACACAGTCCAAACAGCACAATCAACAGTACTAACGCCAGCAGCAGGATGGCCGATCTTTACTGCGCACCTGTCACGTGCCAGTCCTGGGCTGAAGGCTGCTGAGAGTCCTCACACAGTCCTGTGAGGCGTTACTATTACCATCAGGAAgctcaggctcagagaggttagtaACATGTCCAAAGCCCCACCAAACAGTAAATGAGGGAGcagggatttgaatccaggtccaTCTGACTGAAGGCCTGTTGACCAAGTTGATGTGCCAGCCACTAACCAAAAGAATGAGGTTGCAAAAGTTGAGACTAGTCAAAAGGCTCCTTCAGAGAACACACATATTTCTGACAGGCAGCAAAGACAAACTCCCAGAAGGATTCTGCTGATTAAGTGGAAGCCACTGGCCCACAGCCTTGGAGCACAGTACTTATTGGGTCTGATCCTATCCAGGCCTAACACGGGCAGCCTGggaaagggagaagcagagggcaGTGAGCCAATGTGTGGGACCTGAGTGAGGTAATGATCTCTCTGGTCTCATCCATTCCTGAACCCAGGAAATGAAAGATTTGTAAAATGAATCAGAAAGCCATCCTAATGTGAACAAAGAGACAGTTCCCTCTAGTAGCCACCAGTGTCCAGCAAGGATATTTTCTCTAGGTCTAGGCTGAACATGGGTGCATTAGAGAAGTCTTTTAGCATCAAACATCTCTGGCTGTGACAAGCCCAAGAGCAACTGGGCAACCAGCCTGAATAGAGTTCGTACCCAAGACTCTAAAGCCCTGGCTTTCACCATATGATTCAAAGAAAGTCAGACCAGCCTTgaccagcattgctcagtggttagagcgatGGCTGCACACTAAGAGtctccggttcaattcccggtccagggcacgtacctgggttgcaggttccctgcctcagtcaggcaggtgtgggcagcaaccaattgatgtggctctctcacatcaatgtttctctctctcctctactcactcactctctctctttctctctctctcgctctccccctcctaccctcccttccactctctagaatcaatgggaaaaatatccttgggtgaagattaacagaaaaacaaaaaaacagagagCCAGACCAAATTTTCTCAGGGATTCCAACTCGTCCGAATAAGTGCTGCTGGAGGGGACTGCCTCAGGGTGAGCCTGGTCTAAGTCAACCAAGATCCGTAAAGGCAGAGACTGGAGAGGCTGCAAAGCAAAGTGTATCTGCGGCATCTGCCGCTGACAGTCTTGAGACGGCTCAGTTTTGCACTGAAATGACTGCTCTGCGCCCATTCTAGTTCACACCCGCACACATGAAGGAGTCCTAGGGTCCCTGAACCATCCTACGTATAAGGCACGTGGCTAAGGGATGTGAACTCCCCAGCCAGGAACTAGCTGGCCCTGACCCTCCCAAACAAGCTTAGCACCCACAAGCTTGAGCCTTCGGTGCCTTGATCAGTACCAGACTACGGCAGCATAAAAAATACTggtgggtgctgggggctgggagtgccagggagaggtcaatgggggaaaagggaggcatggtaatactttaaacaataaagaattaaaagaaaaaaaatgaaaagagccaacacacacacacacacacacacacacacacacaaatactggGTGGGGTGAAACCAGGGCTCTAACCTTGACTATGCTACTAACCGGAGACGGACTTTCTCAGGAAAATCTCTGGACTTACCAAATTCACAGGCCCTTTCTGCGGAGCACGTCAGAGGAGAAAAGCTTTGCAGAAAGACTAGACAGACCACCTGATCCTTTGAAGGGTTATCTGTGCTGGTGTTCTAACACCCACCTCCAGGGGGTGCTAAACCTCCAGTGCTGTGCTCCAAAGACAGTGTGGTCCCCCAGCCAGAAATGAATCCCCCTGAAGCTGTATCCCAGCACAGGAAGCTCTAGTCAAGGCTCATTTAAAGAACCCCAAGGAGGTGAGTTCATAGGCCTGGGCTTTCTGTTCATCCAGAAAATGGTGGAGATTGAAATCCAAACTAGGACTTACTGGGAAATATGAGACACTgtttaaagagagagagtgagaagccAGGTGAACTGCCTCACGATCTGGACTGGAATCCTCAGTATCACCCTTCTAGAGTGTCCCCAGACTCAAGGCTCAGGTGCGCTTTTCTCACCAGAGCTCAATTTCAAGGGTTCCTTTCCTAAGGGGAGGCAACGTGCTAAGATGAAAGAGCATAAGACTTTAGGAAAGTCACCTGGAagttctgggcctcagtttccttatttgtaaaatgggaacaataactcCTCCCAGAGGTGTGAGGACTGCATGAGCTGGTGTACGCAGAACGCAGAACGCAGCAACCAGCCCCAACACCGGCTCTCCATCCAGCTTCCCCCAGCACAGCATGCCCGGCAGCCAGGCTGCGGGAGGAGGTCGTGGAAGTGGGACACACTGGAGTCCAAGACACAGGATGCAAAGGCCACAACAACTCCAACTCCAACTATCAGGTGACCATGGCCGCACCGAGGCCTACCTGAGACGCAGGGCTTGGCGATCTCAAACAGCACTGTCCCTGTCTCCAAGTCGCGGATTTTGAAGCGGGTGAAATCAATACTGTAGATGTTGTCTTCGGGTTTACACAAATAATCTGAAAATGAGAGAGGCCATGTCGTTAAATAATTCTCCAAAACCACCATGAATTTCTCAAGTTTGGAGGCAAACTTGGGTTTTTTCCTCACACGGGTCacttaaaatatacacaaaaactTACGTTATCAGCAAAAGCTGTGGGTGGAGAGAACTGGGGAACCTAGGGGGGAAAGACCATGGACTTGGTGTGGGTGAAAGATTACCGTAACATTTTTAGAAACAGGAATAAAAGGAGATTTCTTTGTAAATACCTCAAAAATGGCCTCCAAACCCTTCATGACCAACTTAGATGCCACAAAAGGgaagaattttgttttgttttttccattgattttttttttttttttttaaagagagagtggaagggagggaaagggagagagaaacaccgatgtgaaagagacacatcaattggttgcctcccgcatactCCCCGACCCGGGCcctgatcgaacctgcaacccaggtacaccatgctcttgactgggattcgaacctgtgaccctttgctGTACGGGGTGACACCAACTATTGAGAACACTGGTCAGGGTGGCCAGAATTTatttaaacttcattttaaaacaCTTATGGCTAACATAGTGCTTATTTACCAAAGTATCACAAAGCAGAGACCAGCACATTTTTCCTTAAAGGGCCAGATCACAAATGATTTAGGCTTTGCAGCCAGCTGCTCAGTCTGTTACAACTACTCAGCTCTCACTGCAGCACAAAAGCAGCAGCAGACACGAAAACGGACGCGCCTGGCTGTGTTCTAAGAAAACTATTTATGGGCAGATACATGAATTTGATAGAACCATGTGTTGCAAGATAGTATTTCTCCCACCCCCAACTATTTCACAATGGAAGAACCATTCTTAGCTTGTGGCTGTACAAAACCAGGTGGCGGGCCACACCTGCACAGGAGCAGGACAGACTTGGTGGTGAGGGGTTTAGGCCAAAGTGAAGAAGAGCCCACAACAACTGAGCAGCTAATCAAAATAGCATCTATTGATCATAGAAAACTTCACTGATTTCTTTCTTCGATAACTCCGCACAGCGTCTTCTCCACAACTCCTTCTGTCACTTTATTTTATCTCCCCTGCGTGTGTTACTTGTTTCATGTtttaccagctgtctctctgatAAGATGGCAAACTTGAGAGCTACTGATTATTCTGTAACTCCTAAGAAGGCCGAGATTAGTTCTGCACTTTTAGCAGGTACTCATAACAGGGCTGCTGCTGAACGGAACAGACTTTAAGAGTaacaagccctggctggggcggctcagttggctggagcactGTCGTCCCATGCACTcaaagggtcgagggttcaattcccagtcagggcacatgaggtGAGTTTGGTCCCCAGTcaaggtgtgtacaggaggcaacggatcaatgttctccctcacatcaatatttttctctctttcttctttccctctctctaaaatcaatgaaaatatatccttgggccctagccagtttggctcagtgatagagcgtcggcctgcagaccgaagggtcccaggtttgattccagtcaagggcatgtacttttgttgcagactcctccccggcgccggccctggctggggctcgtGTAGGAGACAATCggtcacatcgatatttctctctgtctttccctttctcttccattctgtctaaaaatcaatggaaaaatatccttgggtgattatatacatactaggggcccggtgcacgaaattcgtgcactgggtgtgtgtgtggggggggggtgtgtccctcagcccagcctgccccctctcacatactgggagccctcaggcgttgacccccatcaccctccaatcgcaggatcggccccttgcccaggcctgacgcctctggctgaggcgtccggcccgggcagcggggacccgcagctgcagcggccccacgatcgtgggcttcgctttaggcccaggcaagggacccctagctcctgggactgccagcttcgaccgtgcccagctcccatcgctggctccacccctacttcctgctatcactggccagggcggaaaaggcacctgattctccgatcatggctggggggcagggcaaaggcggccccaggggccgcctttgccctgccccccagctcttagttcccccctgggtttccaatcactgtcagtggcagggggcttcttcctgctttccctttcgcctccctgcattgtgcctacatatgcaaattaaccgccatcttgttggcagttaactgccaatcttagttggcagttaactgccaatcttagttggcggttaatttgcatatagccctgattagccaatgaaaagggtatcaccgtacgccaattaccatttttctcttttattagtgttgatatacatatacatatatacatacatatatacacatatacacacacacacacacacacacacacacacacacatatatatatatatatatatatatatatatatatatatccaggtgaggattaaaaaaaacacacaacaggccccagctggtttggctcagtagatagagcatcggcctttggactgaagggtcccgtgcttgattccagtcaagggcacatgcctgggttgcgggctccatccccattaggggccatgcagaaggcagctgatcaatgattctctctcatcattgatgtttctatctctctcccttcctctctgaaatcaataaaaatatagtataaacaaacaaataaataaataacataaaaaacacacaacagtaaCCAATCCCGAGGTCACCGAGCTCTGACCCCTGGCGTTCTCCAGAAGCTGCAGAGCACCAATCCCAAGCTCCTACACAGGACCTGGGCGCCCCAAGAATGTGGCTTTGGGCCAGGTATCAGAATGGCCTATTTCACCCTGGATATCAGGATACAGCATGAGGTTAGAAAGACCAGGTGATGAGCACTTCTGTACCTTCAGATCCCAAATAAAACTGGGTCAGAACAGAGCAGCTTTCTCACAATGTTTCAAAGAAAGTGAACAGACCTCTAAGACACTCAGGTACACAAAGGACAGTCCCAATTCGGTGATGAAGAATGGGGACATCAACTATCCCGAATCACACGGAAACTCTTTTAGGAAATGGGAATTCCCTTCTGGACCaagccccccgccctcccccccccacccaaccaTCCCCAAATCACTGGCGCGGCTGCCTGCTCCCTGAGGTGCGAGGTGCGCCTGAGCAGCCCTGGGCTGACAAGTAGAGTAATTCAGCCTGAGCCCCgtcagggagaggggagaggagagctggggttgcagggggaggggccgggcaagTAGGGCCTAACCAGGTGACTGTAAATTAAATTctttgggggggaggaggggagacagcAAGAGAAAGGATGTCAAGTCAGAGCTTGGCTTGGAAGAAACGGAGGCGATCCAGGTTTGGGTTTGGCAATATATTTCTCCCACCTGCCCCTTCATCAATGAAAAGGTGAGGATGGCTGCACGGTGCCAGGAAGGCAGTTCTGAAACCCTGCCATACTTCTCAAGTCACTCGAACAAGTGTCACCTTTCAGATTTTGCACATAAAcggaaactttattttttttaatgtggcactATTTAAAATTTGCGTGAAATGCCACGGCCACGCGTCGGAAGAAGGCAGAGCCACCTGCACACAAAGGGGCGAcgggacagaacttggctggagaacctagcgagagaacatggcaagagaatctagaccgaacctggctggagaacctagcgagagaacctatCGAGGgaacatggcaacagaacctggcaacagaacttggctggagatcctggagagaggaacctggctatgatgaccacctgaacgctgtctccatgtcattcctccttcactgactccatccacaccttggggaacccctggacctgctggggctggaccccaacaggggTAGTCAATCTGTTAGGTGTTTCATACCATATATTTATAACTACCTGGGTCTTttggagaaatttattttttctcctttattatttttgcttgGCCTCAAAGGGGTGTAATTAGGGTTGGAAAGCTGCTAGAATCCAAAGAAGATTTTGCTCCCTCATCAGATCCAGATCCAATATAtttcttgtaaatattttttaaaaaacaacaaaaaaagcaaagggGCGACGCTTGGGACCagagggggcaggggccagggcggCTGGACAGGGTGGAGGGAAACGCCAGGAAACAGGAGGGGTCAGGGTGCAGGGGGgcgacggacggacggacggacggacgggtggggctggctgagcaGGAACATCACTGATGGCTGGGGGCTTCCAGGGTGAGGGCCAGCGGCCCACGCACCAGGTGGGAGGGTCCGGTGAAACGAAGGGGACCCCAGCCAGCCAAGCCCgctgaggaggggagggaacGGCCCGGCCGAGGGCCAGCGGGCACGGGCACCCGGTGGGGCCGGACCCGGGGGAGGCAGTTAAGCACCGGGGTCCCCTTCCAGCCACTCCCGGGGGCTGATGGCCCGCAGGCCCGGCCGGAGAGGGAGGGCGAGCGGGCTCCGCGGCAGGGCCCGCGTGTCGGCGCGAGGGGAGGGCGCGGCCGCCCGCACTCACTCTCGGTGACCCGGCCGAGGCGCAGGACGTGCTCGGGCCGGATGGTGTCCAGGGCCAGCAGCTCCTGCTCCGTGACCGCGGCCCCGAGGCCGTCGTCGGCCGCGTGGTGGGGCGCCTGCCGCCGCGCCTTGAGCCGGTTCAGGACGCCGGCGCCcgccttcttcttctcctccttgcCAGCCACCAGCCCCCGGGGCCCGGCGGTCGAGCCCGCGCCCGGCGCTTTCGGGTTCGACCCGCTCATCGCTCCGGCGCCAAGATGGCCGCCGCCTCCGCAGCGCCGTAACTATGGAGAGGGGGGCGTGGCCGCTgcgcctgggggcggggccggagggcgggggcggggccggagggCCCGCCCTTCCCCAGTCCTGTTCCTGCCAGGTGGTGGGCCCTGGGCGTGTCTGGGAATTGACCCCAAAGGCAccccaaatgttttttaaaacaccTCGTACGGTCAAATGACTGTCATATAAACTGTGGACCAGGCGGAAATATGGAGAAAAGGGTTTTAATCTGTGCCACGCAAGGTAAAAGTGCTTGCTGTGCTAAAGCAGCTTTCCAATTACACTCATGGCTAAACCCTTTGTGCTGGACAGGGGGCTGGGCTCcaggaaatataaaatgaatgagGCTAGGGCTTTGCGTCGGCCTCACTCACCACTATTCTGGGTAGTCTGGCCACAGACCCACACACTCTAGGTCCCCTGCTCGTGATGAGTGGTTGGATGCGTGAGTGACTGAGGGGAGGGAAGCCTGGACGGTGCCCTGCTCTGGAGGAGCTCCTGGTTTGTTGGGAAGACTGTGAAGTACGTCATTCATTATGTGGCCCTTCCTCTTGCCCAGCCCAACTAGTGTGAATGAGCCAGAGGACACCCAGAGTGCTGGCTGCTGGAGGGGCACATACAGCAACGGTGCTACCCGAGGACACAGGCGTGGTCTGGGGGTCAGGGAGAGCTCACGGGTGACTTCTGCAGGAACCTTGATTAACCGTGATTCCACCAATTGGAGCAGATGGGTAGGGATGAGGGGAAGGCTGCCTTTCTATACCCCAAGTGGCTCCTCATCTAGAGATGCTGGATTGACTCTTCTGTGTTGGAGGCCTGGGCCTGACTGATGCAGCGTGTCAGCTAGGTCCGATTTCACCTCTCAGACAGGCCAGGGTGAAACTCTCCCCATGGTCAGCCTCAAGACTTGCCCAGTCCCTCTCACCTGATGGGAGGGGCACGGGAGGGTTTGACAGGCCTAGCCTGGTTCTTGGACAAAATCCAAACCTGACTCCACCCTGGTTGCCCAGCCTGGTGGGATAGTATGTGGCCAAGTTCCTATCTAAATGCTGTCCTGTCTTTGGGAGATTACCACCGGGTGGCACTTACCAAACCATCAGGGAAATTTTAATAGATGTATACAAAGAATTAAAGTCTTTCCCTTTGCAAACAACTCTTTTTAAACCACCCAGCAGTGAGTGGTTACTGAAGACTTTCCAGAACTTTTAATATGCTATTTGATTGTGAATCACCAAGAGGGGGTTTCACAGACAGCCACATCCCACTCACGTGCTCACTGGATTTTTGTTCTCAGGGTACCAGGACTAGAGTTACCTGGACCCCAGCTTTTCTCTTTCTAGGGATAACAAATGTATTAACCCCTTTACTTGCCATTCCACATCCAGGAACTTAGCCTACACGTAAGCACTACGATTTTTTTTACTGCAGGACcatttgtaacatttttaaaaattacgaaggctctggctggtgttgctcagtggctagagtgtcatcctgcaaaccagagggtcccgggtttgattcctggtcaagggcacatacctcaattgcaggttcGGTCCTGGTCCGGTTGCGGCGTGTCTGGGAgttaaccaatcaatgtgtctctctcacatcaatgcttctctctctctctttccctccttcccttcagctctctctaaaaatcaatggaaaaaatatcctcgcctcagatgaggattaacaaaaataaaataagaaattaccATAAATTACAGTTGCATTCATGttatgcagctattaaaaagaatgagatacAACTATATGGACTAGCATGGAGAGATCTCAAAGATATATTAAGACCAGCAGGAAAATAGAATcccatttgtttaaaataaaaggtatataaatatagatgtgtatttgtAACTGCAATGGAAGGGGTTTAGATATAAAGGGTTAACCACGGTTCCCTTGGGAAGGGACTAAAGGGGGATTTATTCACCTATGTCACTATTTAGAGCTACTTCTGTACTATTTTATCACAACAAGCGTATGATCAAGGGCTGCttgtgtatttatataaaaagaatcTCAGGATCTATTTCTGGAAGGCTGAGGCTAACCAAAGTAGccttattttctcttaaaattaaaagcaaCCTCAAtctaaatcactttttttttctgttaaaaaatttttaaataaatactgccATACAAGGGACTTGGGGCCTGTACTCTCTCTAGTCACTTACCTATGAATTGTGGCCCTCCTATGTCTTTAGGAAAgcagaaaacacaaaaaagaaaaatatacatttatatatcctatttttaaaaaggagtaggAAAAACTAGGATCGTAGCTTCTAATCTCCCTAAGGTATATAAAAAGCCTCTTTTTAAATAAGGTTTTATTATGTGGCACTTAATCATTTGATAAAATTGTTGACAGAGATAATCTGGAAGACAAATTATGTTTCAAATTTgtaaatcaagaaataaagattttttaaaagaaataaagatttttaaataatgcaaaaaaaaataaaaataaaaatgttttttaaaaagtacataaactgcccagccagcctggctcagtgcttgagcattgacctatgatccaggaggttgggtttgattcccagtcagggcacaagcccaggctgtaggctcgatccccagtaaggcatgcaggaggcagccgatcaatgattctcattattggtgtttctctctctcccccctttctctaaaatcaataaaaatatatttaaaaagaaaaaaaagtacatataCTAATACCCCATTTGAAGGAAAATTGAGAtttaccatcctatctaataaaagagaaacatggtaattagccatacctctgctaccctttccattggctaatcagggcgatatgcaaattaactgccagccaagatggcggccggcagccaggcagcttgaagcgaacaggaggcttgcttgctccagtgatggaggaagccaacgttcctcgcctgccttgctggcctctgagcttgcagtttgaaacattgttataaatatagaagctaaacaaaaccccagaaacctgctttcagccagccaggatctcagagctggagttgaaacagtgttttgattatagaacccaaacaaaccagatacctgctttcagcagccgaggcctcagagctggagccaaggctcagagctaaagctggcccagaattttaaaaaaaagaaaaaaaggacaggttgggagcttcagtcacctgccagcctgaaaacggccctcagcccctcacccagactggccaggcaccccagtggggacccccaccctgaagggggtgtgaccagttgcaaacagccatcatcccctcatccaggctggccaggcaccccagtggggacccccaccctgatccaggacacccttcagggcaaaccagccggcccccacctgtgcaccaggcctctatcctatatagtaaaagggtaatatgcctcccagcaccgggatcagtggagcagcataacaggggcagcgcccaaaccccctgattgccctgagactctgtgtgtgacagggggtggggccacaacctccctattggccctgctctgttcatgacaggggaaggcgccccaaccccctgatcagccctgctctgtgcctgataggggggagctccccaacgccctgatcgccctgcggctctgtgtgtgacagggtgcggcgccccaac
The sequence above is drawn from the Myotis daubentonii chromosome 19, mMyoDau2.1, whole genome shotgun sequence genome and encodes:
- the UNC119B gene encoding protein unc-119 homolog B, which gives rise to MSGSNPKAPGAGSTAGPRGLVAGKEEKKKAGAGVLNRLKARRQAPHHAADDGLGAAVTEQELLALDTIRPEHVLRLGRVTENYLCKPEDNIYSIDFTRFKIRDLETGTVLFEIAKPCVSDQEEEEEAGGDVDTSAGRFVRYQFTPAFLRLRTVGATVEFTVGDKPVSNFRMIERHYFRECLLKNFDFDFGFCIPSSRNTCEHIYEFPQLSEDVIRLMIENPYETRSDSFYFVDNKLIMHNKADYAYNGGQ